From the genome of Rubripirellula reticaptiva:
CAGGCGTCGTTGCAGCGCGGTTTCGATACCGTTCGCCAGCGGACGGAACTGTACCGATCCGTTCCATCTGGATAACGAAGCTTTAGGTTGGACTTTGGCACGTATCCGCCATCGTTGAGTGGTTCCCAACCCTTGCTTTGATGGTCTTCTTCCTTCAATCCGACATAGATTCTTGAATCAATCATCGACTCGACCGCCTGAGTCCAAAGGATTCCAAATCCGATTTCGTCAAGGTTGGTGTCCGACGCAGGAATCGCAGTGAAGTCCGCTGGAAAGAGACCTGCTTTGTGCATTTGTTCTTGAACATCAGGCACGTTCTGGTGTCCCTGATGCCGAGTGAATTTCCATTTCAATCCGTCTCGTATCCAGATTGCGGTGACGAAGTCCGCATCCTCGAATCGGTAAGCGCGAACACAACTGGGGCGGTAGCCGAACCTGTCAAGATGATCGGCAAAGTCTTCGAACTGATCTAGAGGCAATCGTTGGCAGAAAATGAAGGCATCCGACGCAATTCCTTCAAAGTTTTTGATGGATTTAAGAGTCGCCGCATCGACGTTCGTTTCATTCGCGGCGCGGTTGCGAAGTTTGGGCCATTTCGGCATGGCGGCTTTTGTCAATTCCTGTTCGAGTGCCGCAACGACCGCATGGGAGTCAAGCGCTGCAACCGGCAAAAGCAATTCGAATTGGTCCGGTGATGCAGTGCTCAGCAAGTCCTTCAGTTCTGTGTCGGTCGGCTTCAGGCACTTTGAAAGTAGGATTGCAGAATTGAGACGCACGTCGCCTTGTTCTGGAACGCGAAAGAATGCTTGCGTCGGCTTAGACAGGTAGGCTGACAATTTTGCGAAGCCGGGGGCCATTTCGACGACAAGCGGCGTGCTTTGGTTGACGATCACTCCAGCCAAGCGTTCCGCAAGATGTTCCCATTGCTGATTATCAGGATCGAGCTGTGCCGTCGCGAAAGCCGCTTTAATCCAATGCATCTCGTCGACGGATCCTGATTGGACAATTTCCCAGAGCTTCTTTACCGCCGGCTTTTGACGTAGTTCCAGTCGATCACTGATCAGCGAGATTTGATTGACTTCGGCGATCATTAAAGCATCGATCAACGGCTCGGTTTGAGTGGGGTCGCTACCAATCAATGCAAGGCGTGCGGCAAGGATTTCGTCGTCGGGGCGATCTGTGTCTTTGATCACCGACTGCAATAGCGGTTCCGCTTGACTTTGTATCGGTTGCAGCCTTGAAATTTCATCGAGAACATGATCGGTATCGGCGGCCAACAGCCTTTGCACTTGTAGCTTCACTTCTTGTTCGGCAAGGTTCGCGCGAATGTTCTCGTTGATCTGCGTGCCGCCCCATCCGATCAGCATCGCGATCATTGCGGCGATCGCCCACCGCGATCCGTAATATCGAGTCGCCGCCGCCACAAGGCTCGACTCGTCCGCAGTGCGATTCGACGCACTGGTGAAAGCCAGGATTCTTAAGTATTCCAAGCCGCTTGGCAAAAAGCGTTTTTCCTTTTTGCGACGCCAGTACTGTGTCAGTTCACTGAGCCGTAGCTTTGCTCGCCCCTGAGGGGTTTGGCGATTGCTTCGGGTCAGCCATTCTCGCAGCGGCGGAACCAAAAAATCATGCGTCAGTTGGTACGATCTCGCCGATGTTTCTGCGTCTCCGTCGGCTGCCGTGGGGGTAATCATTCGTAGCTCTCCATCGAGCGCCGCGAGCAATTCTTCAAACTCTCGCTGGTTCAATCCCGAGACTTCACGCAGCCTCGCAGCATCCTTCATTTGGCCTTTGATGTTGGTACCGACCTCAGGCAACAGCTCAGTCAAAACTGCGCGAGCCGGTTTTTGCATGGATCGGTGATGGGGCGATGCTATCGAGTTATTGAAAGTGGCATCCAAAAAGTTTATGTCGACGCCCTCGGCGCCACCCAGTTCTGCGAGCGTTTTAAGATTCCACTCACGTCCTTTTAGCATTTGAGACAAGACCACCAAGTGAATGGAAATCACTTTGCCGTCTTCTTGAACCGAATCGACCAACGTATGGATAAACTGTTGTTGTTCGCTGGAAAGTTCGCTCGGATCATCCGGTAAGCACCCGTAGGCACGGCCAAACTCAGTAAGCACGTATCGTGCATGACGGAGCTCGAACCGATCGACCGCGGTGCTGTTGACGTCTTGAACTAAGCGGATATCAAGTTCGTGAAAGAAACGCGTTGCCGGCATCCAAAAATCATCGCGAATCAGCACGATGCATTGCAGGTGGATACCATCGCATTGACGAATTGCATTGACAAGTTCGGTGTCTTCCATGATGGGATGCGAGTGAAGCCACTGCTCGAACTGATCAATGAATATGACGACCTTTTTCCCGTCCGCGACCGCGCCTTTTCGAATAGCAGCCATGCACTGGACCAATGAAAGATCCTGCTGCTGGTCGGACAGCAACGGCAATGCCACACTTCGCATTCGTGATTCCGTGTGCTTAGCGTTGGCTTCTAGGTAGGCCACATGAATCGAATCGTTTAATAATGGCGCCAATCCGGCGCGAATCAATGATGATTTACCCGAACCCGATGAACCATAAATTAGTCCGACCCGAAAAGATTCTTCGAGGTTGCGTGACTCGATTCGGATTTTTAGTCTGCGGATGACTTCGGGAATTCCGTTGGCATCGCGTGTGCCAGGAACCAGCTTCAGAAAGAAGTCCTGGTCGTGTTCGTCAAACGCGCGTAGACCCTTTGGGATTACGCGTGTATCGACCACAACTTTGCCAGGCGATGGCGACGCCGCCGATTCCATTGGCAGCGAAAGCGAAAAGTCAGCGCTATGGTCGACGGTGCTACCGCAGTTTGCGAACCGGCGAAGATCGTCGGCCATATCGCGTCCGCTGTTGTAACGATCCGACAATCGCTGCGCGAGCGCTTTCATGCAGATCCGTTCTAGCTCCCCATCGATCGTCGGATCCAATTGTCGTAGCGGTCGCGGTTCGGCACGGACAATATTTTGCAGCAGTTGTTGGCTCGATCCACCAGTGAAAGGCCTTTTGCCGAGCAACAATTCATAAAGTACGATACCCAACGCAAAAACATCCGAGCGGCCGTCGACCAAATGGCCTTCACCTCGAGCCTGCTCGGGGCTCATGTAGGAAAACGTGCCGACCAAAAGCTTTCGATTGGTTTGTCGCGCGATGTCGTCGTCGCGGATTGCTAAGCCAAAGTCCGTTAACCACGGCCGATCGTTCTTTTCGATCAGAATGTTGCTTGGTTTGACGTCGCGATGCACGAGGCCTTTTTCGTGCGCGTGTTGCAACGCTTCGGCCATGTCAAGCATCCAGGCGATGCTCTGTTCGATTGACGGTTTGCGTCGTTGCAGTCGCTCGCGAAGATCGATGCCCTCGATGAACTTTGATACGACAAAGAACGGAAACTCATCGGTTGATCCGACGTCGTATACCGGCACGATGTTGGGGTGGTCTAACATCGCAACCATCTTTGCCTCGGCATTCCAATGAGACGCTTGTGCTTGTTCCTTAGTGAATCGACGGGGAACTTTGATCGCGACTTCACGCGCGAGCGAATCATCGGTCGCGCGAAATACGGTTCCGAATCCGCCCCTACCTATGACTCCGGAAACCCGGTAGCGACCAATCATGTCCGGCATTGGGATTTCTTTGGCCGACGCTGCAGCATCAGATGTGAAGTCGGCGTGTTTTGTAGTCTCGCTATCGTCCGACACGAAATTGAATCCTTGCTCGACCTGGTTGGCTGTAGACGTTTGCCCTGAAAGTGAGTGTACCCGGCTGCAGCATTCACTGGACTTCAATGCGGCGTTCGTCTTGCACAAATAGTCTCGATCCGGACGTTCTGGTTAGCTCAACCTGTTTTGATCCATGGCGTGACTGTACATACGACAACCTGCCTGGCAAGTCGCATGGTGGACCAGTAGCGTGGCTATCTGGGATCGGATCTCGCGTCACGACCGTTTCTAAACTGAATCAAGCTGGCGTTGATTTCGGCTGCTACTTGCTAACGCGGCGAAGGGTTAGTTTCTCATCGCCGAACCTTCGATGTACATACGCGGGTGCGCCGTCGTTACGGTACGATTTTCTGGTCACTGAAAGGGTTCCTGGGCACAGGATCAGTTGGTCGCCAATCAATTCGAAACGGATGATCGGCTGATACGAATGCAACCCTGCTGCCATGGCGCGAGGAGATCGAAACTCGCTAAACTCTTCATCGTAAGTCCACTGTGGGTTCCGAAACGAAGGAACAATTTGAGAGGATTTGTCTGAGAGTTGATTCGGCGTCACTTCGTTGTTTTTTCGCTTTTCCTCGTTCTGGATGAGGATTTTGGTTAAACCTGAAGCGGTGATTTCGACACCGATTAGCTTCTTATCTTGAGCGACAGTTGCAAGTTCCCAACGCCCGATCAACTCTGCGTTGACGGGATTGCTTGGGCCAATCACGACCGCAGTGACCGGCTTGGGATTTCGCGATACCAAGTCTCCATAAAATCCTGGTGATTGTCCGATCGCATCAACGCCGCTTGCCAGAACAGAAGTAAAGATCAGAGCGGCGAAAAGGTAGAAAGATTTCATTGAATTGCATCGGTTCGGTGGGGGCGAATTCTGTTTCCACCAGACCATGCGAAAAGCACCACATGAGCCCTTAACGTTATTTTCTGGAAACAATGACAAGGGCCGATCTTATTTTGACCGGTGGGGTTTTCTGAAGCATGTAGGCGAGTCTCTTTCCGATTCGCGTCTTCCTCTCTTTCCGCTGCGTGTTGGTCGAACGCAGGTAACATCCGCTCAGATGCGATTGGATCCACTTTCGTTTTGTTGGCGATCGCTTTGTCGCGTAGAATGCTCCGCCCGACGTGCTGTTTATCGCCAATGACCATTTCCTCGCGTGACTTCCTTGCGTGACGTTCCTTTCTGAAAAAGACAGTTCCATGAGTCGCTTTATTTTTCCCGTTCTGTTCCTTGCGAGTTGCCTTTTCAGTGAGGCAAATTGGAATGCGGTTGTCGCAGATTCTGCGAAGCCGAACATCGTTTTCATGATCGCTGACGATTGCACTTTTCGAGATTTGGGGTGTTACGGCGGACAAGCTCACACACCCAATATCGATGCGTTAGCCGATCAAGGTATGCGGTTCACCCGGTGCTTTCAGTCCGCGCCGATGTGTTCGCCCACGCGTCACAATATCTACACGGGTCTGTTTCCAGTCACTAGCGGAGCCTATCCGAACCACACCTTTGTCGAAAATGAAACTCGGTGTGTGTCACAGTACATGAAAGAACTCGGGTACCGAGTTGCCCACAGCGGCAAGAGCCACGTCTCGCCGACCGCAGTGTTTGATTGGGAGGAGATTCCTGGTTCAGGCAATCCCGAATTCGATAAGGTCGACATGTTTATTGGCGACTGTGCACAGGCCAAGCAACCGTTCTGTTTGTTGCTGTGTTCAAACGAACCGCACACGCCTTGGAATAAAGGTGACGCCTCGCGATATCCGCCTAGCGATATCAAGTTGCCGCCGTACTTCGTCGACACCGACCAGACACGGGCGAGCATGTCGAAGTACTTGGCCGAGATCACCTATTACGACGATCAAGTTGGGCAAGCTGTTGGTTTGATCGACAAACACGGTCTGGCAGATGACACGCTGCTGGTCGTGGTAAGCGAACAGGGAAGCTCGTTCCCATTTGCGAAATGGACTTGTTATGACAATGGTTTGCAGTCGGGCATGATTGCTCGTTGGCCCGGTCACATCGAAGCCGGCGCGGTGAACCCGGCGATGGTCGAGTACATCGATTTGTTGCCGACCTTTATCGAAGCCGCGGGCGGAACGCCGGATGAGTCACTGCAAGGCCAAAGCTTGTTGGCCGTGCTTGCGGGCAAGCAGAGTCACAAACAGCACGTGTTCGGTATCATGACGACACGTGGGATCAACAGTGGGTCGGATCACTTTGGGATTCGGTCAGTCCGATCGGATAAGTTCAAATACATTTGGAATTTGACGCCGAACGAACAGTTTAAGAATGCCTGTACTGAATCGCCCGAGTTTAAAAGTTGGATCGTACAAGCCAAGGCAGGGGACCAGGATGCCGCGGCAAAAGTGCGACGGTATCAGTATCGGCCCGAGGTCGAACTTTATGATGTTGTGAGTGATCCACTGGAACTGCACAACATCGCCGGTGATCCTCAGTATGACGAGATCAAGGAAAACCTAAAACGCAAACTTGACGACTGGATGGACCGCTGCGGTGATGAAGGTCAAGCCACGGAAATGGCAGCCCTTGAACACATGAAACGAGGGAACAAGAAACGCGAGAAAAAGAAGAACTAAGCAAGGACTTTGCTTGGCTGTGCTGGCGATAACGATCTCGGCGATGCGCTATCGCATGGTGCCCCAAACTTCGCTGGCGGCTGCGACATCGTCTTGCGATGCATTTCCTCGGCCATAAACGATTCGGTTATAGGCGTCGACCAATCGGCGAGTCGGTGCGGACGTCACGCCGGATGCTTTGGCCGTTCGGGCTAAGAACTCGCTGGGCGTTTCTTCGCGTGATCGGCTAATGCCCTGTTCACGGCACCATGCTTCCCAAGCGGCAAACGTGATCACGATAACTCGTCGTGGATCGTTTTCGCGGCCGATCGGATTGGTGAACGACGAAAACGACCGCGGCGGCACTCGGGTTTCTGCAGCTAGAAATTCATCAAACGTGGTTTCGTTTGCGGGCGCGTCTCGTTCAAAAAGTTGGCTCCACCAAAGCGAGATGGCGTGTCGGTGGGCCCAGACGAAAAAGCCAACGATCACCGCCAGCGAGATGAATATGACGAACTTCAACAGATCGGAAAGCGCGGGCAGAGAATTGGCGATCGATTCGGCTGGATTGGGCGGCGGCGATCCAGACGACTTTGGCTTGCCTGTTGCTGGATTCGAGTTGTTGGATTTGTTCTTGGGTGGTTGCGAATCCTGTTTCGATTCAATTTCTTCGTTTTTTTGCTCAGACTGATCGGTTGGCGGTTCCGCTTTTGATTTCGGATCGTCTTTTGAATTGGACTCGTCTGGGTTGGGTTTGTCTGAGCTGGGTTTGTCGCTTTCGTTCGGTTGCGATTCGCTGTTGGAATCCGACTTCGGTGAATTGCCCGGTGGCTTTGAATCATCCGGTTTCGAACCCTCCGGCTTGGATTGATCGGACTTTTGTTCCGATGGGCGGCTCTTGGGTTCGCCCGATTCGGGGTCGCCAGACTGTGACGGTTTATCGCCTTTCTGCTTGCCGGTCGGTCCGTCGTCGCGTTTGCCGTCGCCAACGTCTCCGGGTGGTGCATTTTCGCCAGCGGTGATGTCTTCGACTTCTTTGTCGGCGCTATTCTTGTCCTCGGACGTCGTCGCAGCTCCTTCACTCGTCTTATCGGCGGCGTCTTCACCGCTCCCGCTCTTGCTGGCGACGGTGTCGCCGGGCGAGTCCAAGAACTTGGGCAATTCGAACGACGCTAACAGTTCGCCCGGCACGGGGGCCATGAATGCGATGAACAGGATCAATGCGACGAGCGCGAGTCCGCCTGCCAACCAGGCTACTGAGACGTCAGCGGGCATTTCAACTTTGCGTTGACGAAGGTAGCGGCGAAGTCCCAAAAAACTGGTCGTTACGAGCAGTGACAGGCTAGCGAACAGATAGAACGCCAACAGTTTTTGGGCGCGATCCCACGTCGCAGGATCTTCGCGAAGAAAAAATTGGCCCAAACCAAACAAGGGCAAGGCGCCCATCGCCAAGTACATCACCGTTCGCCCGGGCTGATGAACCAGCTTGCGACTTGATGCATCGGAGTTCTCAAAGCCGACGACTGCGACCTCTGGCGTCTGGACTTTCTTGCGAACGAACAGTCGTCCTGAATCGATCAAGCCTTGGCCGCTGGCGTCGACGTCGTCATCGATCAACGTGCAGTCGCGAACGATTCGATCCGCTAGGTAAGCGATCACGACTAAGATGGCGGCTGAAAAAATTGGCGAGTCCACGAACTTCAGCATCGATGCGAACGTAACCAAGCCTAAGATGCCAGCATAGCCAAGGGAGTACATGCGATCTTTTTCGATCGCGACTCGGGCGATACCAACGGCGCCCATGGTGAACATCAATAGCGTCCACGATACGCGGCCCGGATGGCCGCCGTGATACAGCACAAGCATCAAGAAATTTGCCAAGCTGCTGATCATCACGAAGATCAGAATCGGTGCAACGGCGATCGCCGCGTAGTCTGACGTTGTCTTGGCGGGTAATGGTTTGGCGGATGCCGACAATGAAGCAGGTGACTGAGACGTTTCGATCGTTGCCTACTCGTTTATTTCGGGGTGCAGCTTTCGCCACCGCTCCATCGCGGGGCCGATCGACTTCATCGGCACCCATTTACCCTTAGTCTTAGCGCTTTGTAGAAGCGTCTGAGGCATGATTTTGCCACTATCGATGCGTAATAGCAAATCGTGTTCGGTAATTGGACCTAGTCTTCGACCTTTGCGGAGCCAGCCGCTAGCCATGTAATACCATCCCGCACTCATCGTCAATTCTCCCAGAAATCCGACAAACCTCACCACTCACTTTACAGTGATTCGGGTCGTAATTGGAAGGCAATTGTGCAGCACGGATACGAATTGAGACCGATTTAAATGTTCTGATGGCTCGTTTGGGGGCGTTTTTGGGCAATCATGCCCCCCTACCAGCGTCCGCTATGGCGGTCGGCATCGACGATTCGCCGGGCCTCGGCGCTGATGCCGTAGACCAAGCTGGGCTGATTCAGTTCCATAAAGACGGTGTATTTCTGATGGACGGCGTTGGAATAGACGACCGGTGCGTGCGTCAATCGCAGGAAGTGGACGGGGATTCCGTTCCACCGTTTGGTGAAAACGCCTGCCTCGAGCGCTGGCTCGGCGGCCAGTCCATAGTTTGCTGTCATGGTCTGAACTAGCTTGTTGGGATCGCCGGTGAAGCCATGGAAGGAGCAACGCTGTAACTTGCCTTGATGGTCAAAGTAGTAGGTCAACGTGCCGGCGATATCGTCAGCCCGGATGCCAGTGACGATCGGGACTCGCAGGCCTTCCAATTTCAGATCGGCTAGCACTGTGCTGACGCGGGAGAAACGTTGGATGACCCAGTCCGGTGAAATGTCAAACCGTATTACTTCACGTAGATCATTGACGCGAGTTCCCGCTAGCGTCGGTGCGGCGGCCGGATTGACTGGGATCGCTCCAAGTTTTCTGGCGAGGTCTTCGTCCAATCGATAACGGCTGGCGTCAGACCCGCGCAAAGTTTCGACTTCGTGGTGAGCGTGCGATGCACCGTTATACGCCGGGGCGGTGGTTCCGCCGTGATATGAGACATTGGTCGTGTCGCCTAGGATGCCCATCGCGCTGCGTCCCCAATCCGTTTCCGAAGCGACGTAGGGGCCGCCCGCAGCAGCGGCTAGCAGCGCGGCAGTTTGGATTCGTGAAAACATGATGATGGCTTGGTTTCGAAAGCAGAAACGAGCGAGAAACGACTGTCGTTGTTTTATCGGCACATTCACGGCGCTAGTCTTGATTGAAGCTGCCGGCGTCTACCGCGCCCGAAGTACCGGATCATCGCTTACAATCCGCGGCCAACTGCCAATCGTTCTAACCCCGAATATCTCGACCATGACTTTGTACGACCGATTGGTTCAATGCGAACAGGCGATGCAGGGTCTGGCTGGCGCCGCGCCGGATGCGAAAACGATCACGCGACTGCGGCGCGAATGGGGCGACGATCTGGCTCAATTGATGACCACGTCGGCCGCGCTGCAATCGAAAGCT
Proteins encoded in this window:
- a CDS encoding bifunctional serine/threonine-protein kinase/formylglycine-generating enzyme family protein, whose protein sequence is MSDDSETTKHADFTSDAAASAKEIPMPDMIGRYRVSGVIGRGGFGTVFRATDDSLAREVAIKVPRRFTKEQAQASHWNAEAKMVAMLDHPNIVPVYDVGSTDEFPFFVVSKFIEGIDLRERLQRRKPSIEQSIAWMLDMAEALQHAHEKGLVHRDVKPSNILIEKNDRPWLTDFGLAIRDDDIARQTNRKLLVGTFSYMSPEQARGEGHLVDGRSDVFALGIVLYELLLGKRPFTGGSSQQLLQNIVRAEPRPLRQLDPTIDGELERICMKALAQRLSDRYNSGRDMADDLRRFANCGSTVDHSADFSLSLPMESAASPSPGKVVVDTRVIPKGLRAFDEHDQDFFLKLVPGTRDANGIPEVIRRLKIRIESRNLEESFRVGLIYGSSGSGKSSLIRAGLAPLLNDSIHVAYLEANAKHTESRMRSVALPLLSDQQQDLSLVQCMAAIRKGAVADGKKVVIFIDQFEQWLHSHPIMEDTELVNAIRQCDGIHLQCIVLIRDDFWMPATRFFHELDIRLVQDVNSTAVDRFELRHARYVLTEFGRAYGCLPDDPSELSSEQQQFIHTLVDSVQEDGKVISIHLVVLSQMLKGREWNLKTLAELGGAEGVDINFLDATFNNSIASPHHRSMQKPARAVLTELLPEVGTNIKGQMKDAARLREVSGLNQREFEELLAALDGELRMITPTAADGDAETSARSYQLTHDFLVPPLREWLTRSNRQTPQGRAKLRLSELTQYWRRKKEKRFLPSGLEYLRILAFTSASNRTADESSLVAAATRYYGSRWAIAAMIAMLIGWGGTQINENIRANLAEQEVKLQVQRLLAADTDHVLDEISRLQPIQSQAEPLLQSVIKDTDRPDDEILAARLALIGSDPTQTEPLIDALMIAEVNQISLISDRLELRQKPAVKKLWEIVQSGSVDEMHWIKAAFATAQLDPDNQQWEHLAERLAGVIVNQSTPLVVEMAPGFAKLSAYLSKPTQAFFRVPEQGDVRLNSAILLSKCLKPTDTELKDLLSTASPDQFELLLPVAALDSHAVVAALEQELTKAAMPKWPKLRNRAANETNVDAATLKSIKNFEGIASDAFIFCQRLPLDQFEDFADHLDRFGYRPSCVRAYRFEDADFVTAIWIRDGLKWKFTRHQGHQNVPDVQEQMHKAGLFPADFTAIPASDTNLDEIGFGILWTQAVESMIDSRIYVGLKEEDHQSKGWEPLNDGGYVPKSNLKLRYPDGTDRYSSVRWRTVSKPRCNDAWNDSAYAYESRLLDGWHQTDVRINPAGEFDEQEISFAAVWWNGGTMQSQSLNRVDHQEHLQLSQKLIERDFRPVSISVVFDDNTDKLIVASVWHRPIVSDEIKDELASRQANAVVALLRLGSSESLWPLLQSRPDSRLRSYLIDRMASLGVDPEVLVRRLMIEPDESRRVAIIAALAQYRPEQLPSDIAIQLRDAIGQWGSNDPSAAIQSICKHLCVRWKWPEIQNEIDLARSPSVKSKSSIPTWYRNTENQTMVVVAGPVEFRMGSPGDEAFRDHHLEVSINSRIPRSFAIGSTEVTVAEFQRYNPTALYATEYTHSKDCPITAVSWYDAMFYCRWLSEQEGIPEDQMCYPPIDQMITGLEASDGFQLPNDFLKRIGYRLPTEAEWEYASRAKTTTPRHYGNDAKLLPKYAWTTESSATNSQVRFHPVGQLLPNGFGLFDTLGNVMEWCEASPPRDFNLSVVMDDYVNPSRSRADINIQRGSAVFYVPTTMRNAKRELSRTTSHHPYSGFRVARTMPNQ
- a CDS encoding sulfatase family protein, translated to MSRFIFPVLFLASCLFSEANWNAVVADSAKPNIVFMIADDCTFRDLGCYGGQAHTPNIDALADQGMRFTRCFQSAPMCSPTRHNIYTGLFPVTSGAYPNHTFVENETRCVSQYMKELGYRVAHSGKSHVSPTAVFDWEEIPGSGNPEFDKVDMFIGDCAQAKQPFCLLLCSNEPHTPWNKGDASRYPPSDIKLPPYFVDTDQTRASMSKYLAEITYYDDQVGQAVGLIDKHGLADDTLLVVVSEQGSSFPFAKWTCYDNGLQSGMIARWPGHIEAGAVNPAMVEYIDLLPTFIEAAGGTPDESLQGQSLLAVLAGKQSHKQHVFGIMTTRGINSGSDHFGIRSVRSDKFKYIWNLTPNEQFKNACTESPEFKSWIVQAKAGDQDAAAKVRRYQYRPEVELYDVVSDPLELHNIAGDPQYDEIKENLKRKLDDWMDRCGDEGQATEMAALEHMKRGNKKREKKKN
- a CDS encoding DUF6690 family protein; this translates as MFSRIQTAALLAAAAGGPYVASETDWGRSAMGILGDTTNVSYHGGTTAPAYNGASHAHHEVETLRGSDASRYRLDEDLARKLGAIPVNPAAAPTLAGTRVNDLREVIRFDISPDWVIQRFSRVSTVLADLKLEGLRVPIVTGIRADDIAGTLTYYFDHQGKLQRCSFHGFTGDPNKLVQTMTANYGLAAEPALEAGVFTKRWNGIPVHFLRLTHAPVVYSNAVHQKYTVFMELNQPSLVYGISAEARRIVDADRHSGRW
- a CDS encoding DUF4129 domain-containing protein, whose translation is MSASAKPLPAKTTSDYAAIAVAPILIFVMISSLANFLMLVLYHGGHPGRVSWTLLMFTMGAVGIARVAIEKDRMYSLGYAGILGLVTFASMLKFVDSPIFSAAILVVIAYLADRIVRDCTLIDDDVDASGQGLIDSGRLFVRKKVQTPEVAVVGFENSDASSRKLVHQPGRTVMYLAMGALPLFGLGQFFLREDPATWDRAQKLLAFYLFASLSLLVTTSFLGLRRYLRQRKVEMPADVSVAWLAGGLALVALILFIAFMAPVPGELLASFELPKFLDSPGDTVASKSGSGEDAADKTSEGAATTSEDKNSADKEVEDITAGENAPPGDVGDGKRDDGPTGKQKGDKPSQSGDPESGEPKSRPSEQKSDQSKPEGSKPDDSKPPGNSPKSDSNSESQPNESDKPSSDKPNPDESNSKDDPKSKAEPPTDQSEQKNEEIESKQDSQPPKNKSNNSNPATGKPKSSGSPPPNPAESIANSLPALSDLLKFVIFISLAVIVGFFVWAHRHAISLWWSQLFERDAPANETTFDEFLAAETRVPPRSFSSFTNPIGRENDPRRVIVITFAAWEAWCREQGISRSREETPSEFLARTAKASGVTSAPTRRLVDAYNRIVYGRGNASQDDVAAASEVWGTMR